The Nonlabens sp. Hel1_33_55 genome contains the following window.
TGGAAGAGAATATTTGGAATGCCTGTGAGCAACATAAACCCGATTTTTTGGCGCTCTCTATAGTCCAATATATTTCTGGAATTAGAATCGATCTTGAATTTTTGAGAAAGCTAAAGTTGCAGTTTCCTGATTTGATCATTATCGCAGACGGTACGCAGTTTATAGGTGTGGAAGAATTTCGCTTTCGCGAAAGCGGAATAGACATACTCGCCGCATCTTGTTACAAATGGCTCAATGCTGGTGATGGGAATGCGTTCATGACTTTCAAGGAAGACGTCGTCGATAGGATCAAGCCGAAATATACTGGGTTCAATAGTGTACAGGGATTTAAGAATGACCGCGGTAGTTTTATGGGGCATTTTGAACCTGGACATCAGGACATGACGGCTTTTGGAGGACTTCAAAAAGCGATTGAGTTCTGCAATGAGTACGGGATTTATAGTATTCAAAATCAAATTCAAACTATATCACAGGAGGCACGCAATGAATTTACAGGTCGCAACTTACTGCAGCCAGAAGTTACTGGCAGAAAGCTTCACTCTTCTATATTCAATATCACTGGTGACGAGAAGCTATTTGAAAAACTTAAGAACGAAAAGATTATTATTTCCCAGCGTGGAGAAGGGCTGCGAGTGAGTATTTCCTATTATAATTCTATAGAGGATTTGAACAAATTGCTAAATGTGATTGATGAAAATTAGAATAGCACCTTCAATGGTGAGCCATCACCATCCAGTACATATTGGTACACCGTAGAAATTCCTGATCGACCTATCGTTCGTGGATATTTTGCGATGAAAAGGTGATTCTAGGCAATACCAGAACA
Protein-coding sequences here:
- a CDS encoding aminotransferase class V-fold PLP-dependent enzyme → MYNLKEHYPVLKDYTYLNTAAHGLISTVVADYKVSLNQELLNTASVFADSRGAFIDDVRTSVSSFIDAHYHMTALVPNFSMAFNALLEAIDKKNKFLLVKGDYPSVNWPVEARGFECCYADLNATLEENIWNACEQHKPDFLALSIVQYISGIRIDLEFLRKLKLQFPDLIIIADGTQFIGVEEFRFRESGIDILAASCYKWLNAGDGNAFMTFKEDVVDRIKPKYTGFNSVQGFKNDRGSFMGHFEPGHQDMTAFGGLQKAIEFCNEYGIYSIQNQIQTISQEARNEFTGRNLLQPEVTGRKLHSSIFNITGDEKLFEKLKNEKIIISQRGEGLRVSISYYNSIEDLNKLLNVIDEN